A DNA window from Salvelinus fontinalis isolate EN_2023a chromosome 28, ASM2944872v1, whole genome shotgun sequence contains the following coding sequences:
- the LOC129825804 gene encoding transcription factor ATOH1-like — translation MDVISVEEWRKGAKEMCEVQHSKMERGEQSEYPSSLALMDSSDPRAWLAPMQSGTCAAHADYLLHSPSSSLEGGFPTSGQSPNFRKSSNSPLKVRDLCRLKGSVSAEEGRQRAPSNPGNVVQKVRRQAANARERRRMHGLNHAFDELRSVIPAFDNDKKLSKYDTLQMAQIYINALADLLQGPGVDSPKCDLLSATESPRGSSASTCQRSAGTGLPVQVNGIPFPVEDGSFSTLMEQEMRSSSGTPSSSSESRKDSPQSNRSDGEFSPHSHFSDSDEMQMELLSEDELSELKLSSLHKF, via the coding sequence atggatgtTATCAGTGTTGAGGAATGGCGCAAAGGCGCAAAGGAGATGTGCGAGGTGCAGCACTCGAAAATGGAGAGGGGGGAGCAGAGCGAGTACCCATCAAGTCTGGCACTCATGGACAGCAGTGACCCACGCGCCTGGCTGGCTCCCATGCAGTCTGGCACCTGCGCGGCACACGCCGACTACCTGCTGCACTCGCCCAGCTCCAGCTTGGAAGGCGGGTTCCCGACATCCGGCCAGAGCCCAAACTTTAGAAAGAGTTCCAATAGTCCGCTCAAAGTGCGGGACTTGTGTCGGCTAAAGGGATCGGTGAGCGCCGAAGAGGGCAGACAGAGAGCTCCATCCAATCCCGGTAACGTTGTGCAGAAGGTGAGGCGCCAGGCAGCCAATGCGCGGGAGAGGAGACGGATGCATGGCTTGAACCATGCCTTTGACGAGCTGCGCAGTGTCATCCCTGCTTTCGACAATGACAAAAAGCTTTCCAAATACGATACCCTGCAGATGGCCCAGATCTACATCAACGCGCTGGCGGACCTGTTACAGGGTCCCGGTGTGGACTCGCCAAAGTGTGACCTGTTGTCCGCCACGGAGAGTCCCCGGGGATCCTCAGCATCCACCTGCCAAAGGAGCGCAGGCACTGGGCTACCGGTCCAGGTTAACGGGATCCCATTCCCCGTCGAAGACGGCTCGTTCTCTACTTTGATGGAGCAAGAAATGCGGTCTTCCTCGGGGACACCCAGTTCCAGCTCCGAGAGCAGAAAGGACTCCCCCCAGTCGAACCGCAGTGACGGAGAGTTCTCCCCGCATTCCCATTTCAGTGACTCGGATGAGATGCAGATGGAGCTCCTGAGTGAAGATGAGCTCTCTGAACTCAAGCTTTCCAGCCTTCACAAATTTTGA